From the Mustelus asterias chromosome 22, sMusAst1.hap1.1, whole genome shotgun sequence genome, one window contains:
- the b3galt6 gene encoding beta-1,3-galactosyltransferase 6: MNLVRLVCRHKTALGVATLSLFALMLLYLAKCTSETLKSPGLPLGVERRSNNPGHGKTKGLSAFLVLMITTGPKYTERRSIIRSTWLANRDSEILPYFAIGTSGLAAEEVQNLEQENARHHDLLLLPDLKDSYENLTNKILHMYAWVDQNVDCKFVLKADDDTFARLDIIKEELKMKEPKKLYWGFFSGRGRVKSGGKWKESTWVLCDYYLPYALGGGYVLSADLVHYIRINIDYLKVWQSEDVSLGAWLAPVDVKRLHDPRFDTEYKSRGCNNKYIVTHKQSIEDMLEKHQTLQREGKLCKEEIKARLSYIYDWYVPPSQCCQRKDGIP; the protein is encoded by the coding sequence ATGAATCTAGTCCGACTTGTTTGCCGCCACAAAACAGCCCTCGGCGTCGCGACCCTGTCCTTGTTTGCACTGATGCTGCTTTATTTGGCGAAATGCACCTCGGAGACTTTGAAATCCCCGGGCTTGCCTCTCGGGGTCGAAAGACGGAGCAACAATCCAGGCCACGGCAAAACCAAAGGCCTCTCGGCTTTCCTGGTGCTGATGATCACCACCGGCCCCAAGTATACCGAGCGGAGAAGCATCATCAGGAGCACGTGGCTGGCCAACCGGGACTCGGAAATCCTCCCGTACTTTGCCATCGGCACCAGTGGGCTTGCAGCGGAGGAGGTTCAGAATTTGGAGCAAGAAAATGCTCGGCACCACGATCTCCTGCTGCTCCCGGACTTGAAGGACTCCTATGAAAACCTTACCAATAAGATCCTTCACATGTACGCCTGGGTGGACCAGAATGTCGACTGCAAGTTTGTGTTGAAGGCGGATGATGATACTTTTGCCAGGTTagatatcatcaaggaagaactgAAGATGAAAGAGCCAAAGAAACTCTACTGGGGTTTCTTTTCGGGACGTGGAAGGGTTAAGTCTGGGGGGAAATGGAAGGAGAGCACTTGGGTTCTGTGTGACTATTATTTACCCTATGCCTTGGGGGGCGGGTATGTTCTGTCTGCTGATTTGGTACACTACATTCGAATTAACATTGATTACTTGAAGGTGTGGCAGAGTGAGGATGTCTCTTTGGGGGCCTGGCTGGCACCAGTAGATGTCAAACGCCTGCACGATCCACGGTTCGATACCGAGTACAAATCGCGTGGGTGCAATAACAAGTACATTGTGACACACAAGCAGAGCATTGAGGATATGCTGGAAAAGCACCAGACACTCCAAAGAGAAGGGAAACTGTGCAAAGAAGAAATTAAAGCGAGACTGAGTTATATTTACGATTGGTACGTCCCACCGTCCCAGTGCTGCCAGCGGAAAGATGGCATACCCTGA